The stretch of DNA GATTACCTCCCGGAATTCTTCAATAAGCTTAAAGGTTACAATATTTTGTCACATCTTACGGAGTTGTTCTTTGAAACCGGGGATTATAAAAGGATACGGTTTGACTTTTTTGACAGCGCCACAAGGCTATTTATGGAAAACTTTACAAAGAGATATTATGATTGGTGTGAAAAAAACAATCTGATAATGACTGGGCATTTTATGGCGGAAGACAACCTTATTTCACAGCTCTCATGGATAGGTGCTGCAATGCCACATTACCAATATATGCACTGGCCAGGCATAGATAAACTTGGCAGGAATATAGAACAGGTAGTTACCGTAAAGCAGGTAACTTCGGTGGTAGACCAACTTGGAAAGGAACGGGCATTTTGTGAAGTTTTTGGGTGTGTAGGGCAACAAGTAAGTTTTTTCCATAGAAAGTGGATTGCAGACTGGCAAGCAGTTCTTGGTATAAGCTTTGTGAACCATCACCTTTCGCTTTATTCTATGCGTGGAGAGAGAAAGAGGGATTATCCTGCCAACCTTTACTATCAGCAGCCCTGGTGGAAAAACGAAAAGAATTTTGCCGACTATATTGGAAGGCTTTCATATACGGTATCCCAGGGTAAAAGAAAGGTCGATATACTTCTGTTACATCCAATAGCCAGTGCATGGAGTACATATTCACCTATTAAAACCGATAGTTCAATAAAATTTATGCAGGGTGGCGCAGATAATTTTGACAGGCTGGCAAAAGAGCTTATTGCAAACAAACTTGACTTCCATTTTGGGGATGAAATCATAATGGAGAAACATTGCAGGGTTTACAATGGTAAAATTGAGGTAGGACAGCATAGTTATTCGTGTGTCGTTGTTCCTCCAATGATAACATTAAGGAAAAACACCCTAAAACTTATAAGTGAATTTGCCAACTATGGAAATTTAATTATGATGAAACCTGGCCCGGAAAGAATTGATGGAATAGAAACCGAAATACAGTGGCCACAAAGTATTAGATGGGCAAGTTCAATCGAGGAAGTGCTAAATATCTTGGATTCTTTATACCCGGATAGAATAAGTATAACTGACAGGCTTTCCGGCAGTCCGGCAAAAAAAATCATATTGCAGCAAAGAGCGCTTGAAAACGGTGAAATGTTGTTATTTGCAAATACTGATGAAAAGAGGGACATTTCAGCGGAAATCCGGATTCCCGGGGAACATGAACTAACCGCTGCCGATATTTGCAGCGGAAAGCTGTATAAAATTCCCTACAGGCTGGAAAACGGCTGCACAATACTGGAAGTTAAATTTTATCCTGCAGGGTCACTTTTACTTTTTATGGATATGAAAGTACAGGATGCCAATCCTTCTCCGACAGTGCTGGATTCGGGTATTGAATTTTTTACACTGGGTGATTCGTCATTAATTATTGAAAACTGGAGTACTCATATCCTTGAAGAAAATGTACTCCCGCTTAATGATGTCACATTATATTTAAACGGTAAAAAAGTAGCGGACAGACAACCGCTGGCTATGGTATGGCACA from Bacillota bacterium encodes:
- a CDS encoding glycoside hydrolase produces the protein MDIKKFESPDCIFRPAPFWSWNDKLDKGELERQIQEMADKGWGGYFMHSRVGLVTGYLSTDWMDLVKACAEKARETGTYAWLYDEDKWPSGFAGGEVPKNEKYRSRALVLLKDDQITENDQVLQRHEHDGVVYNICRRISPLGNAWFNGMSYVDLMNPEAVDAFIKCTHERYKEYCGEYFGKEIPGIFTDEPCYLMSGHYNVPVMPWSDYLPEFFNKLKGYNILSHLTELFFETGDYKRIRFDFFDSATRLFMENFTKRYYDWCEKNNLIMTGHFMAEDNLISQLSWIGAAMPHYQYMHWPGIDKLGRNIEQVVTVKQVTSVVDQLGKERAFCEVFGCVGQQVSFFHRKWIADWQAVLGISFVNHHLSLYSMRGERKRDYPANLYYQQPWWKNEKNFADYIGRLSYTVSQGKRKVDILLLHPIASAWSTYSPIKTDSSIKFMQGGADNFDRLAKELIANKLDFHFGDEIIMEKHCRVYNGKIEVGQHSYSCVVVPPMITLRKNTLKLISEFANYGNLIMMKPGPERIDGIETEIQWPQSIRWASSIEEVLNILDSLYPDRISITDRLSGSPAKKIILQQRALENGEMLLFANTDEKRDISAEIRIPGEHELTAADICSGKLYKIPYRLENGCTILEVKFYPAGSLLLFMDMKVQDANPSPTVLDSGIEFFTLGDSSLIIENWSTHILEENVLPLNDVTLYLNGKKVADRQPLAMVWHNLFYKAEDGTPFSAEYNFKVINIPEGEVFAAIENAENLDCITINGNRVKPMKTPGEMGRFDVNKNWKDISFTKVSLTGFIKQGINTLKIEGKKINNITGPGTHIGVKDFKNHNATEVETVYIVGKFSVVDENRTVFSIDGSIFEPDHKDITSSGYPFYAGSITLTASVNLENTGKKVYLRLNNINAASASVNVNGRNIGLKYWEPFIYDITDAVVKGSNEIEVTLDTTLFNLMGPNRIKDIVEKEYVGPHTFIAFDQYKEKYELLPFGMGNASIYVI